The following coding sequences lie in one Takifugu flavidus isolate HTHZ2018 chromosome 4, ASM371156v2, whole genome shotgun sequence genomic window:
- the dynlrb1 gene encoding dynein light chain roadblock-type 1 gives MAEVEETLKRIQSQKGVQGIIVANSEGIPIKTTLDSTSTVQYAGLIHQLLMKARTTIRDIDPQNDLTFLRVRSKKNEIMIAPDKDYFLIVIQNPGH, from the exons atg GCTGAAGTTGAAGAAACGTTGAAGAGAATCCAGAGCCAGAAGGGAGTTCAGGGCATCATCGTCGCCAATTCAGAAG GAATTCCCATCAAAACCACTCTGGACAGCACCAGTACTGTCCAGTACGCCGGACTGATTCACCAGCTGCTGATGAAGGCCAGGACCACCATCCGAGACATCGACCCCCAGAACGACCTGACCTTCCTGCGGGTGCGCTCCAAGAAGAACGAGATCATGATCGCTCCAG ATAAGGACTACTTCCTGATCGTCATTCAGAATCCAGGACATTAG
- the LOC130523920 gene encoding protein SSUH2 homolog encodes MGVSICFYNFSLRSYLNVQYNCHSSGFKSRNRTFGIVTFRFYFEGAGRLPVCSRCSRGDFTAAELRPLEEWRTKTTKSVRLIRTSQKRAPRRPLLAGCTTFTDIRDTEEQVRFRPRSSPRSSCHVSVSAEGDLYPPPPAYTPQPEANRNTLVPDVRVPKVSEDQAREALLRFVESRWRYSSKPARNLAFRQLQALTVYRYRLETYTETRTSSWQFEVYNGQPVDGAEFGVSPPPWEIPVPPPQIFTDRVETLRVPHSSIVKKHCILCHGRGHRRIPGNHKRASKTRICTSCHGRGRKRCSFCQGRGFKTCSACQGSQNLVHYIQLTVTWKNNVSVFIPDRQPDFPDQNFEKVSGEPFFLDENTLVKSDSLSPLGPFTPAA; translated from the exons ATGGGTGTTTCTATATGTTTCTATAACTTTTCG CTTCGCTCTTATCTAAATGTACAGTATAACTGCCACTCATCGGGATTTAAATCCAGGAATCGAACGTTTGGAATCGTCACTTTCAGATTTTACTTTGAAGGCGCGGGCCGACTTCCGGTGTGTTCGCGCTGCTCACGTGGCGACTTCACAGCCGCGGAGCTTCGGCCACTCGAGGAATGGAGGACGAAAACGACAAAGTCG GTGCGTTTGATCCGGACATCCCAGAAGAGGGCGCCTCGACGCCCCCTCCTGGCTGGCTGCACAACATTCACGGATATCAGGGACACGGAAGAGCAGGTGAGATTCCGGCCTCGTTCAAGCCCCAGGTCCAGTTGTCACGTGAGTGTGTCTGCAGAGGGCGACCTgtaccccccgccccccgcctaCACCCCCCAGCCGGAGGCCAACAGGAACACCTTGGTGCCCGACGTCAG AGTTCCCAAGGTGTCCGAGGACCAGGCCCGAGAGGCTCTGCTCCGGTTCGTGGAGTCCAGGTGGAGGTACAGCTCCAAGCCTGCCAGGAACCTGGCCTTCAGGCAGCTCCAGGCCCTCACCGTGTACCGG TACCGACTGGAGACCTACACCGAGACCAGGACCAGCAGCTGGCAGTTCGAGGTCTACAACG GACAGCCAGTGGACGGTGCTGAGTTCGGGGTCAGCCCTCCCCCGTGGGAGATTCCTGTTCCTCCACCTCAGATCTTCACCGACAGAGTGGAGACGCTCCGTGTTCCACACTCGTCCATCGTCAAG AAGCACTGCATCCTGTGTCACGGCAGGGGCCACAGGAGGATTCCCGGGAACCACAAGAGGGCTTCCAAGACCAGAATCTGCACTTCCTGCCACGGCAGAGGCCGTAAAAG gTGTTCGTTCTGTCAGGGTCGCGGCTTCAAGACCTGCTCCGCCTGCCAGGGCAGCCAGAACCTGGTGCACTACATCCAGCTGACGGTCACATG GAAGAACAACGTCAGCGTCTTCATCCCAGACCGCCAGCCGGACTTCCCGGATCAGAACTTTGAGAAGGTGTCAGGAGAGCCGTTCTTCCTGGACGAGAACACTCTGGTAAAGTCAGATTCCCTGTCACCGCTGGGTCCCTTCACACCAGCAGCTTGA